From one Novosphingobium sp. genomic stretch:
- the tssF gene encoding type VI secretion system baseplate subunit TssF — protein sequence MDPRLLRHYNDELAYLREAAREFGEEHETVAGRLGLKTPTDPDPYVERLLEGVAFLGARVQLKLADQYPEFTSHLLHAIQPHYLAPMPSICIAGFEPKQGEQNLLAGHHVPRGTQLVANTHDNAPVIFRTGHDVTMWPLAIVEAEYLSTRAAVASYAGSGEIRAEAGLRLRFAATPGADLSQIKVKDLPLHLHGAEAVPNELYRQIIGETLGVLARSADAPANAPWMALPLPEQIGFEDDEALLPAEQRSFRGYRLLSEYFACPERFLFARLKGLDRAFRASPQMCDVVLLFSRASPTLARAVDKSNFKLFATPAINLFEKQLDRVQVRPHEHELHVIPDRTKRNDFEVFRLLDVKAYARDNLDPKTVAPLYAFGALLYDWREALFYSTQLRPRRLSTRERRLRRRSEYVGTDTWLSLTSPGDAARLDDVHELAVRALVTNRELPELLSFRGDQHFTVSGVPARAVTVLRAPTRPRPPLGLGDAAWRVIAHLTPNYATLASEDHDDPSALRDHLALYGQQDEAALRRQIDGVLAIRSAKVMRRVPGLDRMALARGHRIRIKLDDAAFDKSGMFLFTAVLERFLGEFASINAFTECHFHSPNEGDVAQWPPRMGRRHTI from the coding sequence ATGGACCCGCGCCTGCTGCGCCATTACAACGACGAACTTGCCTATCTGCGCGAGGCCGCGCGCGAATTTGGCGAGGAGCATGAGACCGTCGCCGGCCGCCTCGGCCTCAAGACGCCGACCGATCCCGACCCCTATGTCGAGCGACTGCTGGAGGGTGTGGCCTTTCTGGGCGCGCGGGTTCAGCTCAAGCTGGCGGATCAATATCCCGAGTTCACCTCGCATCTGCTGCATGCGATCCAGCCGCATTATCTGGCACCGATGCCCTCGATCTGCATCGCCGGTTTCGAGCCCAAACAGGGCGAGCAGAATTTGCTGGCAGGGCATCATGTGCCGCGCGGCACGCAGCTTGTGGCCAACACGCATGACAATGCGCCGGTAATCTTCCGCACCGGGCATGACGTTACCATGTGGCCGCTGGCGATTGTCGAGGCGGAGTATCTCTCCACCCGCGCCGCCGTGGCCTCCTATGCCGGTTCGGGCGAGATCCGTGCCGAGGCTGGCCTGCGCTTGCGTTTCGCCGCCACGCCGGGCGCCGATCTGTCGCAGATCAAGGTCAAGGATCTGCCGCTTCATCTGCATGGCGCCGAGGCTGTGCCCAACGAACTCTACCGCCAGATCATCGGCGAGACCCTGGGCGTGCTGGCGCGCTCGGCGGATGCCCCGGCCAATGCGCCATGGATGGCGCTGCCGTTGCCGGAACAGATCGGTTTCGAGGATGACGAGGCCCTGCTTCCGGCAGAGCAACGCTCTTTCCGTGGCTATCGACTGCTGTCGGAATATTTCGCGTGTCCCGAAAGGTTTCTCTTCGCGCGCCTGAAAGGGCTGGACCGCGCCTTTCGCGCCTCGCCGCAGATGTGCGATGTGGTGCTGTTGTTCTCGCGCGCCTCGCCCACGCTGGCCCGTGCGGTGGACAAGAGCAACTTCAAGCTTTTCGCCACCCCCGCGATCAACCTCTTCGAAAAGCAGCTCGACCGCGTTCAGGTCCGCCCGCACGAGCATGAGCTGCATGTCATCCCCGACCGCACGAAGCGCAATGATTTCGAGGTGTTCCGCCTGCTCGACGTCAAGGCCTATGCCCGCGACAATCTCGATCCAAAGACGGTGGCGCCGCTCTATGCTTTCGGCGCGCTGCTCTATGACTGGCGCGAGGCGTTGTTTTACTCGACGCAATTGCGTCCACGTCGTCTGTCCACGCGCGAAAGACGCCTGCGCCGCCGCAGTGAATATGTCGGCACGGACACATGGCTCAGCCTGACCTCGCCCGGCGATGCCGCACGGCTGGATGATGTGCATGAACTGGCGGTGCGAGCTCTGGTCACCAACCGCGAACTGCCCGAACTGCTGTCGTTTCGCGGCGATCAGCATTTCACCGTCTCGGGCGTTCCGGCCCGCGCAGTCACGGTGCTGCGCGCGCCGACGCGCCCGCGCCCGCCGCTGGGGCTGGGCGATGCGGCATGGCGGGTGATCGCGCATCTCACGCCCAATTACGCCACGCTCGCCTCGGAGGATCATGACGATCCTTCCGCCCTGCGCGACCATCTCGCGCTCTATGGCCAGCAGGATGAGGCTGCCTTGCGCCGCCAGATCGATGGCGTTCTGGCGATCCGCTCGGCCAAGGTGATGCGCCGCGTGCCGGGGCTCGACCGTATGGCGCTGGCGCGTGGTCACCGTATCCGCATCAAGCTGGACGATGCCGCTTTCGACAAGAGCGGCATGTTCCTGTTCACCGCCGTTCTGGAGCGTTTTCTGGGGGAATTTGCCAGCATCAACGCCTTTACCGAATGCCACTTCCACAGTCCGAACGAGGGGGATGTCGCGCAATGGCCGCCGCGCATGGGTCGCCGCCACACCATCTGA
- the tssG gene encoding type VI secretion system baseplate subunit TssG: MAAAHGSPPHHLTFLERIREKARLFGMFPAVRGAEARAPDLPLLGHARRPDQSIVDLAQVPAMHFPAPTLHSVEFRHQRAQINGYWLGLTGPMGPLPVHLTEFAAFEHRYAKQRPFGRWLDVLANRMLQFFYRAWADSQPAVQADRPADDRFGNYLAFLSGATEGVSDSAAFPARARVHYASLFASRRSAIGIEDSLGHLLGQPARVIEYQPRWREIEKEDRSRLGKGFATLGQDVVLGSRIRTASDSFSVVIGARNFGEFEKLLPGQPRFTIASEALDAFAPSHLEWDIRIDIPQSEVPPARLDGRTRLGWTGWLSPKPSDTIRSDAHLRRMKPAHASLGEL; this comes from the coding sequence ATGGCCGCCGCGCATGGGTCGCCGCCACACCATCTGACCTTTCTCGAAAGGATCAGGGAGAAGGCGCGCCTGTTCGGGATGTTCCCGGCGGTGCGCGGCGCGGAGGCGCGTGCGCCCGATCTGCCGCTGCTGGGCCATGCGCGGCGGCCCGACCAGAGCATCGTCGATCTGGCGCAGGTGCCCGCCATGCACTTTCCCGCGCCCACGCTGCATTCGGTGGAGTTCCGCCATCAGCGCGCGCAGATCAACGGCTATTGGCTGGGGCTGACCGGGCCGATGGGGCCGCTGCCGGTCCACCTTACCGAGTTCGCGGCGTTCGAGCATCGCTATGCCAAGCAGCGGCCCTTTGGTCGCTGGCTGGATGTGCTGGCGAACCGCATGCTGCAGTTCTTCTATCGCGCATGGGCGGATTCCCAGCCAGCGGTGCAGGCCGACCGGCCCGCCGACGATCGCTTCGGCAACTATCTGGCCTTTCTTTCGGGCGCGACCGAGGGTGTTTCCGATAGCGCCGCTTTTCCGGCACGGGCGCGGGTGCATTATGCCTCGCTCTTCGCCTCGCGGCGCAGTGCGATTGGTATCGAGGATTCGCTGGGCCATCTGCTCGGCCAGCCGGCGCGGGTGATCGAATATCAGCCGCGCTGGCGTGAGATCGAGAAGGAAGATCGCAGCCGCCTCGGCAAGGGTTTTGCCACTTTGGGGCAGGATGTGGTGCTGGGCAGCCGCATCCGCACCGCATCTGACAGTTTCAGCGTGGTGATCGGCGCGCGCAATTTTGGCGAGTTTGAAAAACTGCTGCCGGGCCAGCCGCGCTTTACCATTGCATCCGAGGCGCTCGATGCCTTTGCGCCCAGCCATCTGGAATGGGACATCCGCATCGATATTCCGCAAAGCGAAGTTCCGCCCGCGCGGCTCGACGGGCGCACGCGGCTGGGCTGGACCGGCTGGCTCAGCCCGAAACCATCCGACACCATCCGGTCCGACGCGCATCTGCGCCGCATGAAACCGGCTCACGCATCCTTGGGGGAACTGTAA